A genomic window from Triticum urartu cultivar G1812 chromosome 7, Tu2.1, whole genome shotgun sequence includes:
- the LOC125523734 gene encoding berberine bridge enzyme-like Cyn d 4 codes for MSRTEAILRLLLALCILPCNTSISSAADAFLRCLSAAIPPHLLHTPPSPSYSPLLLSSVRNLRFVTPGTPRPLAIVAAGEASHAQAAVRCGRLHGVRVRVRSGGHDYEGLSYLSLDPREPFALLDLAALRAVRVDPARAEAWVGSGATLGELYYAVAAASRALAFPAGVCPTVGVGGHLCGGGFGTLMRRYGLAADHVLNAVLVDAGGRLLNRTAMGEDLFWAIRGGGGESFGVVLSWKLRLVRVPESVTVFTIRRSRNQSATHLIAKWQEIAPALPPDLYLRVVVHNQEAQFQSLFLGRCGHLVSLMQAHFSDLGMVRADCEEINWIQSTVYFAFHSSSKPLELLLDRGTKPESYVKAKSDYVQVPIPLHAWESTWTWLAKQEAGILILDPYGGRMGSVAPSATPFPHRKGNLYNLQYYSSWSENGTDAFDKHMAWVRGLYKQMEPYVSKNPRTGYVNYRDLDLGRNELGDNVTSYAKAGVWGEKYFKGNFERLAAVKAMVDPDDFFRNEQSIPPLPAAKGWNSM; via the coding sequence ATGTCAAGAACAGAGGCAATCTTGCGGCTCCTCCTGGCCCTTTGCATCCTCCCCTGCAACACATCCATTTCCTCCGCCGCTGATGCATTCctccgctgcctctccgccgccatCCCGCCCCATCTCCTCCACACCCCGCCCTCCCCGTCCTACTCCCCGCTCCTGCTCTCCTCCGTCCGGAACCTCCGATTCGTCACGCCGGGAACCCCAAGGCCTCTCGCAATCGTCGCCGCCGGGGAGGCCTCCCACGCCCAGGCCGCCGTGCGCTGCGGCCGTCTGCACGGCGTCCGCGTGCGCGTGCGCAGCGGCGGGCACGACTACGAGGGCCTCTCCTACCTCTCCCTGGACCCCCGCGAGCCCTTCGCCCTGCTCGACCTCGCCGCGCTCCGCGCCGTCCGCGTCGACCCCGCGCGCGCCGAGGCCTGGGTCGGGTCCGGCGCCACGCTCGGCGAGCTCTACTATGCCGTGGCCGCCGCGAGCCGCGCGCTCGCCTTCCCCGCCGGGGTCTGCCCCACCGTCGGCGTCGGTGGCCACCTctgcggcggcggcttcggcacGCTAATGCGCAGGTACGGCCTCGCCGCCGACCACGTCCTGAACGCCGTCCTCGTGGACGCCGGCGGGAGGCTCCTGAACAGGACCGCCATGGGTGAAGATCTCTTCTGGGCCATcaggggtggcggcggcgagagCTTCGGCGTCGTGCTGTCCTGGAAGCTCCGGCTCGTGCGCGTGCCGGAGTCGGTCACGGTGTTCACCATCCGTCGGTCAAGAAACCAATCTGCCACCCATCTCATAGCCAAATGGCAAGAGATCGCGCCGGCCCTGCCCCCGGACCTATATCTACGGGTCGTCGTGCATAACCAGGAGGCTCAGTTTCAGTCCCTGTTTCTTGGCCGATGTGGCCACCTCGTCAGTCTCATGCAAGCTCACTTCTCTGATCTTGGAATGGTGCGAGCTGACTGCGAGGAGATCAACTGGATCCAATCCACCGTGTACTTCGCGTTCCACTCCAGCTCCAAGCCATTAGAGCTGCTCTTAGACAGGGGTACCAAGCCGGAGAGCTACGTGAAAGCCAAGTCCGACTACGTGCAAGTGCCAATCCCATTGCACGCCTGGGAGAGCACATGGACATGGCTGGCGAAGCAGGAGGCCGGGATCCTCATCCTAGATCCCTACGGTGGCAGAATGGGGAGCGTCGCGCCGTCTGCGACGCCTTTCCCGCACCGGAAGGGGAATCTGTACAACCTACAATACTACTCCTCCTGGTCTGAGAATGGAACAGATGCGTTTGATAAGCATATGGCCTGGGTCAGGGGTCTGTACAAGCAGATGGAGCCATATGTATCCAAGAACCCAAGAACAGGGTATGTGAACTACAGAGACCTGGATCTTGGCAGGAATGAATTGGGCGACAATGTGACCAGCTATGCAAAGGCTGGAGTTTGGGGGGAGAAGTACTTCAAGGGCAATTTTGAGAGGTTGGCAGCAGTCAAGGCCATGGTGGATCCTGATGACTTCTTTAGAAATGAGCAGAGCATCCCACCTCTTCCTGCTGCAAAGGGATGGAACTCCATGTGA